The proteins below come from a single Prochlorococcus marinus str. MIT 9215 genomic window:
- the dapB gene encoding 4-hydroxy-tetrahydrodipicolinate reductase — protein MIENSQKPIPVLVSGALGRMGSEVVNTVLNSTDCELVAAIDINEKNNGSNISELLKVNNCDILVSTDFEGTLCSVSQNYRNEIIKPVLVDFTHPDSVYENTRSAIAYGISPVVGTTGLSPSQIKDLSVFAQKASVGCAIIPNFSVGMVLLQQAASVAARFYDNIELIEMHHNQKADSPSGTCIKTAEMIEEYPKKFNQSLVKESESLKGVRGGVRDSGINIHSVRLPGLLAHQLVIMGSPGETYTIKHDTIDRKAYMPGVLQAIKKIGNYETLVYGLEKLIF, from the coding sequence ATGATTGAAAATTCTCAAAAACCTATTCCAGTACTAGTATCCGGCGCTTTAGGCAGAATGGGTAGCGAAGTTGTGAATACAGTATTAAATTCTACAGATTGTGAACTTGTTGCAGCAATTGACATAAATGAAAAGAACAATGGCTCAAATATTTCTGAATTATTGAAAGTAAATAATTGTGATATTTTGGTTTCTACCGATTTTGAAGGAACTTTATGTTCTGTTAGTCAAAATTATAGAAATGAAATAATCAAACCTGTCCTAGTTGATTTTACTCATCCCGATTCTGTGTATGAAAATACCAGATCAGCTATTGCATACGGTATTTCACCAGTGGTCGGAACTACAGGACTTTCTCCTTCGCAAATAAAAGATTTGTCTGTTTTTGCTCAGAAGGCATCTGTTGGTTGTGCAATAATTCCTAATTTTTCAGTAGGAATGGTTCTTCTTCAGCAGGCAGCATCTGTAGCCGCAAGGTTTTATGACAATATTGAATTGATTGAGATGCATCATAATCAAAAAGCTGATTCTCCTAGTGGGACTTGTATAAAAACTGCAGAAATGATTGAAGAATATCCAAAGAAATTTAATCAGAGTTTAGTGAAAGAGTCTGAATCATTGAAAGGTGTGCGTGGAGGAGTCAGAGATTCAGGAATTAATATACATTCAGTACGATTACCAGGATTGTTAGCTCATCAGTTAGTAATTATGGGGTCTCCTGGTGAAACTTATACAATTAAGCATGACACTATCGATCGAAAGGCTTATATGCCGGGTGTTTTACAGGCTATTAAAAAAATAGGTAATTATGAAACTTTAGTTTACGGACTTGAAAAATTGATTTTTTAA